A portion of the Sabethes cyaneus chromosome 3, idSabCyanKW18_F2, whole genome shotgun sequence genome contains these proteins:
- the LOC128740498 gene encoding facilitated trehalose transporter Tret1-like, translating into MVVEFLYKRYWKQFIAVNVVHLVTIGYGVTVGWTAPIIPLLRSSETPLPAGPITVEQASWVGSCLCIGGMTGTILFALIHTYFGKKVGLLLLAVPHLILWTLLWVGDNVYYIYVARVMSGLTGGGICSILPLFVADIADKKIRGTLGSLTILHINFGVLASYTVGNYLSYYTIPKVMLCLPVAFLVLVSLLPETPYCLLRKGKIAEAEQSLMFYRNVPDAGHKTIAFEYEFESLKAFTAAESSKEGLTFADFKTPAAIRGLSIGIFVMALNQFSGIFAILTYAGTILLYSGSSIEPKYALIMLALINIAGNLTSFAIIDKAGRKIFLLISTVGVGFSLGILGLHSFFSDPNDLYMGTYSWVPVLCLSLTIYTAALGITNVPFFLLPEILPPKLRSIGSTISMVLLCFFAFIMVKAFPILLENVHIHGTVWISSGVCAVGALIIVFLVPETKGKNLIVDENNSSSDKARTNVY; encoded by the exons TTCACCTAGTAACCATCGGGTACGGCGTCACGGTCGGATGGACGGCTCCAATTATTCCGCTGCTGCGATCATCCGAAACGCCACTACCGGCGGGACCAATCACGGTGGAGCAAGCATCCTGGGTCGGATCCTGTCTATGCATCGGCGGAATGACAGGAACAATCCTGTTCGCCCTAATTCACACCTATTTCG GCAAGAAAGTGGGACTGCTGCTGCTCGCCGTACCACACCTT ATCCTGTGGACCTTACTGTGGGTGGGCGACAACGTTTACTACATCTATGTTGCACGGGTTATGTCCGGACTCACCGGAGGAGGAATATGCAGCATCTTGCCGCTGTTTGTAGCCGACATTGCGGACAAGAA GATCCGGGGGACGCTCGGTTCGTTAACGATTCTGCACATAAACTTCGGTGTACTGGCGTCGTACACGGTCGGAAATTACCTGTCCTACTATACGATACCAAAGGTCATGCTTTGCCTGCCGGTGGCCTTCCTCGTGCTGGTCAGCCTGCTACCAGAAACTCCCTACTGTCTGCTGCGGAAGGGCAAAATTGCCGAAGCAGAACAATCGCTCATGTTCTATCGGAACGTCCCGGATGCCGGTCACAAAACCATTGCTTTCGAGTATGagtttgaaagtttgaaagCTTTCACTGCAGCGGAGAGCAGCAAGGAGGGGCTGACGTTCGCTGATTTCA AAACACCGGCTGCTATCCGAGGACTATCCATCGGCATTTTCGTTATGGCATTGAACCAGTTTAGTGGGATTTTCGCCATTTTGACCTACGCAGGAACCATCCTGCTGTATTCTGGCTCATCCATTGAGCCCAAGTATGCACTAATTATGCTGGCTTTAATCAACATCGCAGGTAATCTAACATCGTTCGCAATCATCGACAAAGCCGGTCGAAAG attttCCTGTTGATTTCAACGGTTGGTGTAGGGTTCAGCCTGGGCATCCTTGGTCTCCACTCGTTTTTCTCCGATCCAAATGACCTCTACATGGGTACTTACTCTTGGGTGCCAGTTCTTTGCCTGTCGTTAACCATCTATACAGCCGCACTCGGCATCACCAACGTGCCGTTTTTCTTGCTGCCCGAAATTTTACCTCCCAAA CTCCGCAGCATTGGCAGCACCATCAGCATGGTATTGTTGTGCTTCTTCGCATTCATCATGGTGAAGGCTTTCCCGATTCTGTTGGAAAACGTGCACATTCACGGGACAGTATGGATTTCCAGCGGCGTCTGTGCCGTTGGAGCGCTAATAATAGTGTTCCTGGTACCCGAAACCAAGGGGAAAAATTTGATTGTCGACGAAAATAACAGTAGCAGCGACAAAGCTCGAACAAACGTTTACTAG